The nucleotide sequence CCCGACAAAGCCTCGATACACCACTCAAAAGGACTTGACCATGGCTATGCCCGAGACCGACCTGCTGCGCATCGGCCGCTGGTGCCGTGAACGCGTGCCCGAGCACCTGTGGGATCAGGTGAGAGTAGAAGCCGAGATCGCCGACCGGCACGTCACGATCATCGAGACGCGGCCGCCGTGGGACGGGCAGGGCGACTGGACGCGGTTCCCGGTCGCGCGCCTGCGATACACCGTCAAGACCGGCCAGTGGAGCATCTACTGGTGTGACCGGCACATGAAGTTCCACGAGTACACGAAGAGGCGCCCGACGAAGAACGTCCAGAGTCTGCTCGACTACATCGGCAGCCACCAGGATCCGATCTTCTGGGGCTGAGAGCTCCCACGGCCGTGTCGGTACTCACCGCTACGGTCGGGAGTATGAGCGAAGAGCAATGGGATGAAGCGGCCTTCCGCGCATCGATCCCGGCCGCGCGCGAGAAGGTTGAGTTTGCCGCTAGGTTCTGCGAGATCGGCCCCTCACAGCCCCGCTGGGATAGTCACCGTCCCGTCGTCGAGTTGATCTTCTATCTCTGCAAGCTCGACTACGACATCAAGGTGCTCCTGCTGCCTTCCTGACCGATTGAAGCGCCCTGGGTTTGTTGGAGGCTCCTGACCTTGGAAACGAGGATGGAGTTATGCCGAAAGAGCAGACAGCGGGGAAGCCGACGACGCGTCGGTATTCGCCGGAGGAGAAGGCCGCGGCGGTCCGGATGGTGCGGACGCTGCGTGCCGAGCTGGGAACCGAGCACGGGACTGTGCAGCGGGTCGCGACGCAGCTCGGATACGGGGTCGAGTCCGTGCGGAGGTGGGTCAAGCAAGCCGACATCGACGACGGCGTCACCTCTGGCGTGAGCAGCGCTGAGGCGCAGCGGATACGTGAACTGGAGCAGGAGGTCCGGGAGTTGCGACGGGCCAACGAGGTCCTCAAGCGTGCCGCGTCTTTCTTCGGGGCGGAGCTCGACCGCCACTACCGGAAGTAGTCGCGTTCATCGACGCGAACAAGGATGACCTGGTCGACGGTCCCCGGCTCGGAGTCGAGCTCATCTGCACGCTGCTGCAGGTGGCTCCGAGCAGCTACTACGCCGCCAAGACCCGCGCCCCCTCGGCTCGCGCGGTGCGGGACGAGGAGCTGATCCCGCAGCTGGTCGAGCTCGGGGAGACGAACTACCGCGTCTATGGAATCCGCAAGCTCTGGAAAGCCGCCGGCCGGGCGGGGATCATGATCGGCCGAGACCAGACCGCTCGGCTGATGCGCGCTGCAGGCATCGAGGGTGCGCGGGGGCGTGTCAACTTGTCTGTGTAAGCGGGGTGGTCACAGGTAGGGGTTGATCCGGTCGGGGTAGGCCGCGGCGAGCTGGGCGAGGGCCTGCTTCCAGTTCGTGACGGCCTGGCCTTCGACGAGCCGGCCCTGGGCTTTGCGCTGGCCGGCGGGTTTGCCCCGGTCCCGAGCGCGTTCGGCGGCGCGTTTGTCTTCGATGTTGCAGATCGCCAGCCAGAGCAGCTTCACCGCCGCCTCGGTCGAGGGGAAGTGGCCGCGGTTCTTGGTCACCTTCCGTAGCTGGAAGTTCAGCGACTCGATGCTGTTGGTCGTGTAGATGACCTTGCGGAGCATGGGTGGGAACTGCAGGAACGGGATGAACCGCTCCCAGGAGTTCGCCCAGGTCGCGGCTGCAGACGGGTACTTCGTGCCGAGCTCGGAGGCCTCGAACTCGGCCAGCGCCTTCCTCGCGGTCTCTTCGTTGGGGGCGGTGTAGATCGGCTTCAGCGCGGCGGCGACCTTCTTGCGGTCCTGGTAGGCCACGAACCGCATCGCGGCCCGGATCAGGTGAACCACGCAGGTCTGGACCATCGAGTCCGGCCACGTCGCCTCGATCGCCTCCGGCAGGCCCTTGAGCCCGTCGCAGCACACGATCAGCACGTCCTGCACGCCCCGGTTGGCGAGATCGGCGCAGACGTGGGCCCAGAACGCCGAGCCCTCGGTGTCCTGGACCCAGATCCCCAGCACGTGCTTGATGCCCTCGAGGTCCACGCCGACGGCGATGTAGGCGGCACGGTTGAGGACCTGGCTGTTCTCTCGGATCTTGATCCGGATTGCGTCGAGATAGATCACCGGATAGAACTCCTCCAGCGGCCGCGACTGCCACGCCAGGACCTCTTCGCTCACGGCGTCGGTGATGTTGGAGATCGTCTCGTGCGACAGGTCCGTGCCGATCGTGGAGGCCAGGTGGTGCTGGATGTCCCGGATCGTCATTCCGCCGGCATAGAGGCTGATGATCATGTCATCCAGGCCCCCGAGGCGCCGCTGGCCCTTGGGCACCAGGCGCGGGGTGAACGACCCGCCCCGGTCTCGCGGGACGTCCAGCTCGATCGGCCCGACCTCGGACTCCACGGTCTTCGGGGTGGTCCCGTTGCGGGAGTTGGCGTGCTTCGGCGCCTCGCTCGAGCCCTTCTCGTAGCCCAGATGGCTGGTCAGCTCGGCCTGCAGGCCCCGCTCGAGCGCGGCCTTGACCAGCGCGGGCACGAACCCGCCGTCACCGGTGAGCTCGACGCCGCCCGCGTCGATCTGCGCGAACAGGGCATCAAGCTGCCCTGAGGCTTTCAGCTGCTCGACCAGGTCCTGGCCCGAGGGCTCGCCTGGGTTCTTCTCGTCGATCATGGTCATGATTCTTACCGTTCCTCTCGGTACGGCTTACACAGACCATCTGACACGCCCGTGCGCGGCGGTCGAAGAGGGTCAAGACCACCCGGCCGGACCCGGCCTCGGCGCGGCACCCGGACCTCGTGAAGCGGGAGTTCACCGCGCCTGCCCCGAACCGGCTCTGGGTCACCGACCTGGCGTTCGTGCCGACGTGGGCCGGCGTCGCGTACGTCTGCTTCATCGTCGACGCGTTCAGCAGGATGATCGTAGGGTGGCGGTGCGCGTCACACATGCGCACCGAGATGGTCCTCGACGCGATCGAGATGGCCCGCTGGTCCCGCGGCGCTCGCCACGAGGACCTGCGCTGTCACAGCGACGCGGGGTCTCAATTCACCTCCATTCGCTACGGCGAACGCCTCGCCGAGATCGGAGCGACACTGTCGATCGGGACCGTCGGGGACAGTTATGACAACGCCCTGGCCGAGACCGTGAACGGCTATGACAAGGCCGAGCTCGTCCGCGGACCCGCACGGCCAGGTCCCTGGCGAACGGTCGAGGACCTCGAGCTCGCGACCCTCGGGTGGGTGTCCTGGCACAACACGCAACGCCTCCACGGCTACCTCGGCGACGTCCCACCCGCCGAGTTCGAGGACACGTTCTATGCTGTCGAAGCCGGCCGCGAACAGTTGTCGGAATCAAATAGCGCGAGTCTCCATCAGACCCAGGGCGCTTCAGGGCCAACGCTCTGGTCACCGACGAGATCGATTTTGGATCGAGCCGCTCGGCCACTGAGGACGTTCTGAATTCCCGGGGATATAAGTCGAGCCGAACGCCGAACCGTAGGGTCTGTCTCGATCAGTTTGTGCTAAGGAATATGTCAGGCACGGAAAGAGGCCCAGGCGCTCCCCTCGAGGGAGTACCTGGGCCTCATTCCATTTTCCCTCGTCAGATGCGGACTCTGACCCGTGGGAACGTGGTCGGGCTAGCGGGATTTGAACCCACGACCTCTTGACCCCCAGTCAAGCGCGCTACCAAGCTGCGCCATAGCCCGTGGCGAATCGCGGTCATCCGCGCTTCAGCACCCCACGAGCATACCCCACCCGCACCGCCGGACGCGAATCCGGAGCGGGCCGGCCGGGCCGTCGTCGTCAGGGGCGAACGGCGCGACACTACCGGAACGTGAACAAGGGGCCCACGTCCTCTTCACAGACGTGAACCCCTCATCCCTTGACCGAGGGCCACCCGACCGAGAGTCCCCCAGCGACCGCGGCCCCGGCGCACCGGTGGGCCTGGCGGTCTGCACGAACCCTCTCATGACTGAGGGTGCAGTCGTGCACGGGTGAAGCGTAACACGCTGAGCCGCTCCGATCCGCCGTTCCGGGCGGGTCGAAGAGGCGTGTCGGGGGGCATAGATCCCCGTGGGAGGGTCAGTACGTGAAGGTCCGGTCCCCCACGCGGAATTCGACGTCCTTCAGGTCCGGGATGGCGTTGCGGGCCTGCTCCGCCGCCTCCCGCATCGTCTCCTCGAGGACCTGGGGATCGGCCTCGAGCAGGGACTGGCCGTACTCGATGACCACCTTCCCGTCCTCCCGGAGGGCCTCGACGTCGACGATGTCCGAACCGGAGGGCAGGGATCGCGTCAGGTCCTCGACGACCTCGGCGGCGCGCTGGTCCGCCTCTGCGAGGGCGTCCTCGGCCTCCTGGCGCAGCTGCCCCAGGTCCACGCGGTCCGACGCGTCCGCCTCCAGCTCGCTGATCCGGTCCTCGGCCTGGGCGAGCCGGTCCTCCGCGCTCTGCAGCGCGGCCCGGGTCTCACCGTCGTCGACCGCGCAGCCGGATGCGGCCAGCGCGAGCGCGGCCAGGGTGGCCAGGGACAGGGCGGCGGGGCGACGTCGGATGAGGCTCATGCCCTCAGGCTACGCGGCGAAGGTGGACGAACGGTGGGAGCGTGCCGGGACGACGACGTCCCCCGACGCGGGTGGTCGAGGGACGTCGTCGGGGCGGGGCCGGATCAGCGGCGGCGGCCGCGCTTCTCGCGCACGCGCATCCCGATCTCGAGGGGCGTGCCCTCGAACCCGAACGTCTCGCGCAGGCGGCGCACGATGAACCGGCGGTAGCCGGGGTCCAGGAACCCGGTGGTGAACAGCACGAACTTGGGCGGCCGGCTCGAGACCTGGGTCGCGAACAGGATGCGGGGCTGCTTGCCGCCGCGCAGCGGGTGCGGGTGAGCCGCCACGAGCTCGCCGAGGAACGCGTTGAGCTTGCCCGTGGGGATGCGGGTGTCCCACGAGTCCAGGGCGAGGTCCAGCGCGGGGACGAGACGGTCCTTGTGCCAGCCGGTCTTCGCGGAGATGTTCACGCGCGGCGCCCAGGCGACGTGTGCCAGGTCCCGGTCGATCTCCTTGGCCAGCTGGTGCCGGCGGTCCTCATCCACCTGGTCCCACTTGTTGAACGCGATCACGAGGGCGCGCCCGGAGTCCAGGACCATCTGGAGGATGCGCACGTCCTGCTCCGAGATCACCTGCGGCGCCTCGAGCAGCACCACGGCCACCTCGGCACGGTCCAGGGCGGAGGCCGTGCGCAGCGACGCGTAGTAGTCGGCGCCGTGGGCCATGTGCTGCCGCCGGCGGATGCCGGCGGTGTCCACGAAGCGCCACAGCCGTCCGCCGAGCTCCACGAGCTCGTCCACGGGGTCGCGCGTGGTGCCGGCCAGGTCGTCCACCACCACGCGGTCCGAGCCGGCCAGCTTGTTCAGCAGCGAGGACTTGCCCACGTTCGGCCGGCCCACGAGGGCGATCCGGCGCGGGCCGCCGCGCGGCACGAGACCGCCGTGGGCGGACTCCTCCGGCAGCGCCTCGAGGGCGGCGTCCAACAGGTCCGCGACGCCGCGGCCGTGCACCGCGGACACCGGGTACGGGTAGCCGAAGCCGAGCGACCACAGGGTGGCGGCGTCGGCCTCCTGGACCATGTCGTCCACCTTGTTGGCGGCCACGATCACCGGGCGGTCCTTGCGACGCAGCATCGAGACCACGGCCTCGTCCGTGGCCGTCATGCCGACGGTGGCGTCCACCACGAACACGACGGCGTCCGCCACGTCCACGGCCAGCTCGGCCTGCTCGGCCACGCGACGGTGGATGCCCTTGGCGTCGTGCTCCCAGCCGCCGGTATCCACCACGGTGAACTCGCGGCCGTTCCACTCGGCGTCGTAGGAGACGCGGTCGCGCGTCACGCCGGGCACGTCCTCCACGACGGCCTCACGACGGCCGATGATGCGGTTGACGAGCGTGGACTTGCCGACGTTCGGCCGGCCCACGATGGCCAGCACGGGCGGCACGGGCGCGTCGAGGTCCTCGTCGGGCCCGAGCTGCCACGCGTCGAGGAGGGCGGCGTCGTCCTCCTCGAGCTCGTAGTCGGCCAGGCCGGCGCGCAACGACGCGGCACGCGCCTCGGCCTCCTCCTCGGTCATGGCGGCGAGCCGCTCGGCCACCTGATCGTCGCCGGCGGGGACGAACTCGTCCTCACCGGAGCGGTGCTGGGGGTTCTCGGTCATCGTCGGCCTCCCTTCACGGCCGGGATGCCGGCCTGGTCCTCGACGGCGGCCAGGACGGCCGCCACGGTCTGCTCGAAGTCGAGCTCGGTGGAGTCCACGAGCGCCACCCCGTCGGCGGGGCGGTCGAACGTGGACACGGTGGCGTCGCGGGCGTCGCGCCCGGCCACCTGACGGTGCAGCGTGCCGGCGTCGACGCCGGTCTCCCCCGCCGCGGCCAGCTGGCCCGAGCGGCGGGCGGTGCGCACGGCCTCGGACGCCGTGAGCAGCACGCGCGCGTGGGCGTCCGGGGCCACCACCGTGGTGATGTCGCGGCCCTCGGCGACCATCCGGCCCGCGGCGGCGATCGCCGCCCGCTGGCGGCGGTGCAGCTCCTCGCGCACCGGGATGACCACGGCGACGGTGGAGACCGTGTCCGTGACCTCGGGGCCGCGGATCGCCTCGGTGACGTCCGTGCCGCCGACCCGCACGGCCTCGACGTCCGGGTCGGTGGACTGGTCCAGGTCCATGGCGACGGCGGCCGCCGCCACGGCCTCCGCATCGGCCAGGTCGACGCCCTCGTGCAGGCAGTGCCAGGCCACGGCGCGGTACATGGCGCCGGTGTCCAGGTACGCCGCGCCGAGACGCCGGGCCACGACCTTGGACACGGACGACTTGCCCGAGCCCGAGGGCCCGTCCACCGCCACCACGAGCGGCGCGTGT is from Micrococcus luteus NCTC 2665 and encodes:
- a CDS encoding DUF3024 domain-containing protein, translated to MAMPETDLLRIGRWCRERVPEHLWDQVRVEAEIADRHVTIIETRPPWDGQGDWTRFPVARLRYTVKTGQWSIYWCDRHMKFHEYTKRRPTKNVQSLLDYIGSHQDPIFWG
- a CDS encoding IS256-like element ISMlu11 family transposase produces the protein MIDEKNPGEPSGQDLVEQLKASGQLDALFAQIDAGGVELTGDGGFVPALVKAALERGLQAELTSHLGYEKGSSEAPKHANSRNGTTPKTVESEVGPIELDVPRDRGGSFTPRLVPKGQRRLGGLDDMIISLYAGGMTIRDIQHHLASTIGTDLSHETISNITDAVSEEVLAWQSRPLEEFYPVIYLDAIRIKIRENSQVLNRAAYIAVGVDLEGIKHVLGIWVQDTEGSAFWAHVCADLANRGVQDVLIVCCDGLKGLPEAIEATWPDSMVQTCVVHLIRAAMRFVAYQDRKKVAAALKPIYTAPNEETARKALAEFEASELGTKYPSAAATWANSWERFIPFLQFPPMLRKVIYTTNSIESLNFQLRKVTKNRGHFPSTEAAVKLLWLAICNIEDKRAAERARDRGKPAGQRKAQGRLVEGQAVTNWKQALAQLAAAYPDRINPYL
- the der gene encoding ribosome biogenesis GTPase Der; its protein translation is MTENPQHRSGEDEFVPAGDDQVAERLAAMTEEEAEARAASLRAGLADYELEEDDAALLDAWQLGPDEDLDAPVPPVLAIVGRPNVGKSTLVNRIIGRREAVVEDVPGVTRDRVSYDAEWNGREFTVVDTGGWEHDAKGIHRRVAEQAELAVDVADAVVFVVDATVGMTATDEAVVSMLRRKDRPVIVAANKVDDMVQEADAATLWSLGFGYPYPVSAVHGRGVADLLDAALEALPEESAHGGLVPRGGPRRIALVGRPNVGKSSLLNKLAGSDRVVVDDLAGTTRDPVDELVELGGRLWRFVDTAGIRRRQHMAHGADYYASLRTASALDRAEVAVVLLEAPQVISEQDVRILQMVLDSGRALVIAFNKWDQVDEDRRHQLAKEIDRDLAHVAWAPRVNISAKTGWHKDRLVPALDLALDSWDTRIPTGKLNAFLGELVAAHPHPLRGGKQPRILFATQVSSRPPKFVLFTTGFLDPGYRRFIVRRLRETFGFEGTPLEIGMRVREKRGRRR
- the cmk gene encoding (d)CMP kinase; protein product: MTEHTRDDVAHAPLVVAVDGPSGSGKSSVSKVVARRLGAAYLDTGAMYRAVAWHCLHEGVDLADAEAVAAAAVAMDLDQSTDPDVEAVRVGGTDVTEAIRGPEVTDTVSTVAVVIPVREELHRRQRAAIAAAGRMVAEGRDITTVVAPDAHARVLLTASEAVRTARRSGQLAAAGETGVDAGTLHRQVAGRDARDATVSTFDRPADGVALVDSTELDFEQTVAAVLAAVEDQAGIPAVKGGRR